A genomic stretch from Silurus meridionalis isolate SWU-2019-XX chromosome 1, ASM1480568v1, whole genome shotgun sequence includes:
- the polg2 gene encoding DNA polymerase subunit gamma-2, mitochondrial isoform X2: protein MKTPLLKGCIVRSLFGTERVAITKVSKHSVKSSDGGPDAAGDMLQLLQRRFFIPPDPHHAESLLKGRTCVYGPLGVDLKRNLLDQWWASVVRSRPQVFGISTLYELGDKGAGEGNHKEKLGDSVDELLQRRQPWRTRLLQGALAQYVPSLELMNRKLPFGLAETGLCYQPEDANSDAIGCSSEVTEASLVWFCSPRTSSQWLDYWTRHRLQWWRKFTLGPSDFSTRDIQDEERNHGTSRGVTVLYQFPWGTETLETLWMLGDAALLRSHTGSRDKLQCRDGKRVVLPHVLSLSANMDRGVLAVLFNSLQHVQKVDSKQRLHQRTVLKLHPTLAPVKVALDMGKGSTSELRQVCEGLLHELLDVGISAWPGYMDTTQSSMDKLHTKYDEMGVLFTLMVGENTLENGLLLVRNRDTTIRETMHISEIRQFLLKYISAAEKI from the exons ATGAAAACGCCACTGTTGAAAGGTTGCATTGTTCGCTCGTTATTTGGGACAGAGCGTGTCGCTATAACGAAA GTCTCTAAACATTCCGTAAAGAGCAGTGATGGAGGCCCGGATGCAGCCGGTGACATGTTACAGCTGTTACAGCGGCGCTTCTTCATCCCTCCAGATCCCCACCATGCTGAGTCTTTACTCAAAGGCAGGACCTGTGTATACGGACCATTAGGGGTGGATCTCAAAAGGAACCTGTTGGACCAGTGGTGGGCTTCTGTGGTCAGATCAAGACCTCAGGTGTTCGGGATAAGCACCCTTTATGAGCTAGGAGATAAGGGTGCTGGAGAAGGCAACCATAAAGAGAAGCTAGGTGACAGTGTGGATGAGCTTCTTCAACGGAGGCAACCTTGGAGGACCAGACTTCTTCAAG GTGCTCTGGCACAGTACGTCCCATCCCTGGAGCTCATGAACAGGAAGCTGCCGTTTGGTCTGGCTGAAACCGGTCTGTGTTACCAGCCTGAAGATGCCAACTCGGATGCAATCGGTTG TTCTTCAGAGGTCACAGAGGCGTCACTTGTGTGGTTCTGTTCCCCACGTACGTCCTCACAGTGGCTCGACTACTGGACACGACACAGACTGCAGTGGTGGAGAAAG TTCACTTTAGGGCCGTCTGACTTCAGCACACGTGACATTCAGGATGAAGAGCGTAACCATGGCACGTCCCGTGGAGTGACGGTGCTCTATCAGTTCCCCTGGGGAACAGAGACGCTGGAAACACTGTGGATGCTCGGCGACGCTGCGCTGCTCAGGAGTCACACGGGCAGTCGAGACAAACTACAG TGCAGAGACGGGAAGAGAGTCGTTCTACCTCACGTCCTCTCCCTGAGCGCGAACATGGACAGGGGCGTCCTGGCTGTCCTCTTTAACTCCTTACAGCATGTGCAGAAAGTGGACAGCAAGCAGAGACTTCATCAGAGAACA GTGTTGAAGCTTCATCCTACTTTAGCACCTGTTAAAGTAGCCTTGGACATGGGCAAAGGCTCGACCTCTGAGCTCAGACAG GTGTGTGAGGGTCTGCTTCACGAGCTCCTAGACGTAGGAATCAGTGCTTGGCCTGGATACATGGACACCACGCAGTCCTCCATGGACAAACTACACACCAA GTATGACGAGATGGGTGTGCTGTTTACACTGATGGTCGGGGAGAACACGCTGGAGAACGGGCTCCTGCTGGTTCGCAACCGCGACACCACCATCAGAGAGACCATGCACATCTCCGAGATCAGACAGTTTCTTCTCAAATATATATCGGCTGCGGAAAAAATCTGA
- the polg2 gene encoding DNA polymerase subunit gamma-2, mitochondrial isoform X1: MLTYCIRRRLFVTSHNVSVDICPLHVLLQVSKHSVKSSDGGPDAAGDMLQLLQRRFFIPPDPHHAESLLKGRTCVYGPLGVDLKRNLLDQWWASVVRSRPQVFGISTLYELGDKGAGEGNHKEKLGDSVDELLQRRQPWRTRLLQGALAQYVPSLELMNRKLPFGLAETGLCYQPEDANSDAIGCSSEVTEASLVWFCSPRTSSQWLDYWTRHRLQWWRKFTLGPSDFSTRDIQDEERNHGTSRGVTVLYQFPWGTETLETLWMLGDAALLRSHTGSRDKLQCRDGKRVVLPHVLSLSANMDRGVLAVLFNSLQHVQKVDSKQRLHQRTVLKLHPTLAPVKVALDMGKGSTSELRQVCEGLLHELLDVGISAWPGYMDTTQSSMDKLHTKYDEMGVLFTLMVGENTLENGLLLVRNRDTTIRETMHISEIRQFLLKYISAAEKI, translated from the exons ATGCTGACTTACTGTATCAGAAGGCGACTTTTTGTCACCAGCCATAATGTGTCTGTGGACATCTGTCCTCTCCACGTGTTGCTGCAGGTCTCTAAACATTCCGTAAAGAGCAGTGATGGAGGCCCGGATGCAGCCGGTGACATGTTACAGCTGTTACAGCGGCGCTTCTTCATCCCTCCAGATCCCCACCATGCTGAGTCTTTACTCAAAGGCAGGACCTGTGTATACGGACCATTAGGGGTGGATCTCAAAAGGAACCTGTTGGACCAGTGGTGGGCTTCTGTGGTCAGATCAAGACCTCAGGTGTTCGGGATAAGCACCCTTTATGAGCTAGGAGATAAGGGTGCTGGAGAAGGCAACCATAAAGAGAAGCTAGGTGACAGTGTGGATGAGCTTCTTCAACGGAGGCAACCTTGGAGGACCAGACTTCTTCAAG GTGCTCTGGCACAGTACGTCCCATCCCTGGAGCTCATGAACAGGAAGCTGCCGTTTGGTCTGGCTGAAACCGGTCTGTGTTACCAGCCTGAAGATGCCAACTCGGATGCAATCGGTTG TTCTTCAGAGGTCACAGAGGCGTCACTTGTGTGGTTCTGTTCCCCACGTACGTCCTCACAGTGGCTCGACTACTGGACACGACACAGACTGCAGTGGTGGAGAAAG TTCACTTTAGGGCCGTCTGACTTCAGCACACGTGACATTCAGGATGAAGAGCGTAACCATGGCACGTCCCGTGGAGTGACGGTGCTCTATCAGTTCCCCTGGGGAACAGAGACGCTGGAAACACTGTGGATGCTCGGCGACGCTGCGCTGCTCAGGAGTCACACGGGCAGTCGAGACAAACTACAG TGCAGAGACGGGAAGAGAGTCGTTCTACCTCACGTCCTCTCCCTGAGCGCGAACATGGACAGGGGCGTCCTGGCTGTCCTCTTTAACTCCTTACAGCATGTGCAGAAAGTGGACAGCAAGCAGAGACTTCATCAGAGAACA GTGTTGAAGCTTCATCCTACTTTAGCACCTGTTAAAGTAGCCTTGGACATGGGCAAAGGCTCGACCTCTGAGCTCAGACAG GTGTGTGAGGGTCTGCTTCACGAGCTCCTAGACGTAGGAATCAGTGCTTGGCCTGGATACATGGACACCACGCAGTCCTCCATGGACAAACTACACACCAA GTATGACGAGATGGGTGTGCTGTTTACACTGATGGTCGGGGAGAACACGCTGGAGAACGGGCTCCTGCTGGTTCGCAACCGCGACACCACCATCAGAGAGACCATGCACATCTCCGAGATCAGACAGTTTCTTCTCAAATATATATCGGCTGCGGAAAAAATCTGA